A region from the Paenibacillus humicola genome encodes:
- the rpsB gene encoding 30S ribosomal protein S2: protein MAVISMKQLLEAGVHFGHQTRRWNPKMDRYIFTERNGIYIIDLQKTVKKVEEAYNFVRSVAEEGGTILFVGTKKQAQDSVKEEAERCSNFYINQRWLGGTLTNFQTIQKRIERLRQLETWEEDGTFNVLPKKEVIILRKEKERLEKFLGGIKGMRGLPSALFIIDPRKERIAVAEARKLGIPIVGIVDTNCDPDEIDYVIPGNDDAIRAVKLLTSKMADAIVEANQGEQTTA, encoded by the coding sequence ATGGCGGTTATTTCCATGAAACAGCTTCTCGAAGCTGGGGTTCACTTCGGTCACCAGACTCGCCGCTGGAACCCTAAGATGGATCGTTATATCTTCACCGAACGTAACGGGATTTACATTATCGACCTGCAGAAAACGGTCAAGAAAGTCGAAGAGGCTTACAACTTCGTACGCTCCGTAGCGGAAGAAGGCGGCACGATCCTTTTCGTCGGCACGAAAAAGCAAGCTCAAGATTCCGTGAAGGAAGAGGCGGAGCGCTGCAGCAACTTCTACATCAACCAGCGCTGGCTCGGCGGAACGCTGACCAATTTCCAGACGATTCAGAAGCGGATCGAACGTCTTCGCCAGCTGGAAACCTGGGAAGAAGACGGCACGTTCAACGTGCTGCCGAAGAAAGAAGTCATCATTCTTCGCAAAGAGAAAGAGCGCCTCGAGAAATTCCTCGGCGGCATTAAAGGCATGAGAGGATTGCCTAGCGCATTGTTCATTATCGATCCGCGCAAAGAGCGCATCGCGGTTGCGGAAGCCCGCAAGCTCGGCATTCCGATCGTCGGCATCGTCGATACGAACTGCGATCCTGACGAAATCGACTATGTCATTCCGGGCAACGACGACGCAATTCGCGCCGTCAAGCTGCTGACGTCGAAAATGGCCGATGCCATCGTCGAAGCGAATCAAGGCGAACAAACGACGGCTTAA
- a CDS encoding FliA/WhiG family RNA polymerase sigma factor, whose protein sequence is MIEPKAPHLSNIDTWRKWKEDGDLEAKKRLIEHYITLVDYVSSRMAIGLPKNVSKDDLASNGVMGLIDAIEKFDYRRGLQFETYASWRIRGAIIDGLRQGDWVPRSVREKAKRIEEAYQVLEQKYLRSVTDAEMSDYLQVSLKDFQHMMQDIAVTTVCSLEDPIREEESETRLSLLIDEKAKNPDHKVHEFFLKESLVRGIERLTEKERIVISLFYYEELSLSEIAEVMGLSPSRISQLHSKAILRLRGALDKQKEQLMRR, encoded by the coding sequence ATGATCGAGCCGAAGGCGCCGCATTTGTCGAATATCGACACCTGGCGGAAATGGAAAGAAGACGGCGATTTGGAAGCAAAGAAACGGCTGATCGAGCATTACATCACGCTGGTGGATTACGTCAGCAGCCGGATGGCGATCGGCCTGCCGAAAAACGTATCCAAGGACGATTTGGCCAGCAACGGGGTCATGGGCCTCATCGACGCGATCGAAAAATTCGATTACAGGCGCGGCCTGCAGTTCGAAACGTACGCGTCCTGGCGGATCCGGGGAGCGATCATCGACGGGCTGCGGCAGGGCGACTGGGTGCCGCGGTCGGTCAGAGAGAAAGCGAAGCGCATCGAGGAGGCCTACCAGGTGCTCGAGCAGAAATATTTGCGCTCCGTTACCGACGCCGAAATGAGCGACTATTTGCAGGTGAGCCTGAAAGATTTTCAGCATATGATGCAGGATATCGCCGTTACGACCGTTTGCTCCCTGGAGGATCCGATCCGCGAAGAGGAAAGCGAAACGAGGCTTTCGCTGCTCATCGACGAGAAAGCGAAAAATCCGGATCACAAGGTGCACGAGTTTTTTTTGAAGGAATCGCTCGTTCGGGGGATCGAGCGGCTCACCGAGAAGGAGCGCATCGTCATCTCGCTGTTTTATTACGAAGAGCTGTCGCTGAGCGAAATTGCCGAGGTAATGGGGCTGTCGCCATCGCGCATCTCGCAGCTTCATTCCAAGGCAATCCTGCGGCTGCGGGGGGCGCTGGACAAGCAGAAGGAACAGCTTATGCGCCGCTAA
- a CDS encoding chemotaxis protein CheC — MNPLSKLEAFKLDVLKEVGNIGAGNAATALSLLLDRPVDMNVPTVSLIPFERIADRVGGLEQVVTAVYLRVEGEAPGHMFFLMEGEATKKLLNRLLAIEGKGEDGFSEMEYSALAEIGNILAGSYLSSLADFTQLAMSPTVPAIAVDMAGAILTHGIVQYGEMGDSALLIETAFLEGKEELAGHFFLIPDPESFDQIFTALGVSSE; from the coding sequence GTGAATCCGTTATCGAAGCTGGAAGCATTCAAGCTGGATGTACTGAAGGAAGTCGGCAATATCGGAGCGGGCAATGCCGCAACCGCCCTGTCGCTGCTGCTGGACAGACCGGTCGACATGAACGTGCCGACCGTCAGCCTCATTCCGTTCGAGCGGATCGCCGACCGGGTCGGCGGCCTCGAACAGGTCGTCACCGCCGTCTATCTCCGAGTGGAAGGCGAAGCGCCGGGTCACATGTTTTTTCTCATGGAAGGGGAAGCGACGAAAAAGCTGCTGAACCGCCTGCTGGCGATTGAAGGCAAGGGGGAGGACGGCTTTTCCGAGATGGAATATTCGGCGCTGGCCGAAATCGGGAATATCCTTGCCGGCTCGTATCTCTCGTCGCTGGCCGATTTTACGCAGCTGGCGATGTCGCCGACCGTGCCGGCGATCGCCGTCGATATGGCAGGCGCCATTTTGACTCATGGAATCGTGCAGTACGGCGAAATGGGCGATTCCGCATTACTGATCGAAACGGCGTTTCTGGAAGGGAAGGAAGAGCTCGCAGGCCATTTTTTTCTCATTCCCGATCCGGAATCGTTTGACCAAATATTCACCGCCCTGGGAGTGTCTTCGGAATGA
- the tsf gene encoding translation elongation factor Ts encodes MAVNAGLVKELREKTGAGMLDCKKALEEANGDLTKASELLREKGLAAAANKAGRIATEGVVESYIHAGGRIGVLVEINCETDFVAKTDQFREFARDIAMQIAASSPKFVRREDVSQEELDKEREILKAQALNEGKPANIVEKMVEGRLGKYYEEFCLMEQPFIKDPDKTIATLLKEKISTIGENISIRRFVRYELGEGLEKKTDNFVEEVMSQAKL; translated from the coding sequence ATGGCAGTAAATGCTGGATTAGTAAAAGAACTGCGCGAGAAAACGGGCGCGGGCATGCTCGATTGCAAGAAAGCGCTGGAGGAAGCGAACGGCGATCTGACGAAAGCGTCCGAGCTGCTCCGCGAGAAAGGTCTCGCCGCCGCTGCGAACAAAGCGGGCCGGATCGCGACGGAAGGCGTCGTGGAATCCTACATTCATGCCGGCGGCCGGATCGGCGTGCTGGTCGAAATCAACTGCGAGACCGACTTCGTTGCGAAGACGGATCAATTCCGCGAATTTGCCCGCGACATCGCGATGCAAATTGCGGCGTCTAGCCCGAAATTCGTGCGCCGCGAAGACGTTTCCCAGGAAGAGCTGGATAAGGAACGCGAAATTTTGAAAGCCCAGGCGCTTAACGAAGGCAAACCGGCCAACATCGTCGAGAAGATGGTGGAAGGCCGCCTCGGCAAATATTACGAAGAGTTCTGCCTGATGGAGCAGCCGTTCATTAAAGATCCGGACAAAACGATCGCAACGCTGCTGAAGGAAAAAATCAGCACGATCGGCGAGAACATTTCGATCCGCCGCTTCGTCCGGTACGAGCTGGGCGAAGGCCTGGAGAAAAAAACCGACAACTTCGTCGAGGAAGTTATGTCGCAAGCGAAGCTGTAA
- a CDS encoding chemotaxis protein CheD, whose product MIRQHVVKVGMADLNIAADGAVLRTTGLGSCVGLTLYDGQAKIAGMVHVMLPTSQIAREAEVKKAKYADTAIPALVELMLVSGAAAGRMTAKMAGGAQMFAFAAQNDSMRIGPRNVESCRTVLSKFAIPLLAEDTGGSSGRTIEIDSASGVLTIRSVQLGIKEI is encoded by the coding sequence ATGATCCGGCAGCATGTCGTAAAGGTCGGCATGGCCGATTTGAATATCGCGGCGGATGGCGCCGTGCTCCGGACGACCGGGCTCGGTTCCTGTGTCGGACTGACGCTTTACGACGGCCAGGCGAAAATTGCCGGGATGGTTCATGTGATGCTGCCAACCTCGCAGATTGCCAGAGAGGCCGAAGTCAAAAAAGCGAAATACGCCGATACCGCGATCCCGGCGCTCGTCGAGCTCATGCTGGTATCCGGCGCGGCGGCAGGAAGAATGACCGCCAAAATGGCCGGAGGCGCGCAGATGTTCGCGTTTGCCGCGCAGAACGATTCCATGCGGATCGGTCCGCGCAACGTGGAGTCGTGCCGGACGGTGCTGTCCAAATTTGCGATCCCGCTGCTGGCGGAGGATACGGGCGGCAGCAGCGGCCGCACGATTGAAATTGACAGCGCAAGCGGCGTTTTGACGATTCGAAGCGTTCAGCTGGGTATAAAGGAGATTTGA
- the pyrH gene encoding UMP kinase, translating to MQSPVYKRIVLKVSGESLAGNNGYGIDSAVISSIAQQVKEVVELNVEVAIVVGGGNIWRGIAGSAKGIDRATADYMGMLATVMNSLALQDALESIEVPTRVQTSIAMQQIAEPYIRRRAIRHLEKGRVVIFAAGTGNPFFSTDTTAALRAAEIEAEVILMAKNKVDGVYSADPFKDATAEKFETLTYLDVLNRNLGVMDSTSTSLCMDNNIPLVVFSITEQGNIKRVVLGERIGTIVKGSAS from the coding sequence TTGCAAAGTCCCGTTTATAAACGTATCGTGTTGAAAGTCAGCGGCGAATCGCTTGCAGGCAATAACGGCTACGGTATCGACTCGGCCGTCATTTCCTCGATTGCGCAGCAGGTGAAGGAAGTCGTCGAATTGAACGTCGAGGTGGCGATCGTCGTCGGCGGAGGCAACATTTGGCGCGGAATTGCCGGTTCGGCCAAAGGCATCGACCGGGCGACCGCGGACTATATGGGCATGCTGGCGACCGTAATGAATTCGCTGGCGCTGCAGGATGCGCTGGAATCCATTGAGGTGCCGACCCGCGTACAGACGTCGATTGCGATGCAGCAAATCGCCGAGCCGTACATACGCCGCCGGGCGATTCGGCATCTGGAGAAAGGCCGGGTCGTTATTTTCGCCGCAGGTACGGGCAACCCGTTCTTCTCGACGGATACGACGGCCGCGCTTCGCGCCGCGGAAATCGAAGCGGAAGTGATCCTGATGGCGAAGAACAAAGTCGACGGCGTATACTCCGCCGATCCGTTTAAAGATGCGACAGCGGAAAAATTCGAAACGCTCACGTATCTCGACGTGCTCAACCGCAATCTGGGCGTAATGGATTCGACCTCGACGTCGCTCTGCATGGATAACAACATCCCGCTTGTCGTGTTCTCGATTACCGAACAAGGAAATATAAAACGCGTCGTCTTGGGCGAACGGATCGGAACCATTGTGAAAGGAAGTGCGAGCTAG
- a CDS encoding chemotaxis protein CheW — MGEELKVIVFGLADEEYGIEVDKVRTIERMSPITRVPKTLPFIKGVINLRGVVLPVIDLRGRFGLPESEPTDHSRIIVVAAGGLEVGFIVDTANDVIDLDSDAIETPPEVVGGVKAKYLHGVARLAGDRLLIMLNLSEVLNKNEIIQLEQQEV, encoded by the coding sequence ATGGGGGAAGAATTGAAAGTGATCGTGTTTGGACTGGCCGACGAAGAGTACGGGATCGAAGTGGACAAGGTTCGGACGATCGAGCGGATGTCGCCGATCACGCGCGTGCCGAAAACGCTCCCTTTCATTAAAGGAGTCATCAATTTGCGCGGCGTCGTCCTGCCGGTCATCGATTTGCGCGGACGCTTCGGTCTGCCCGAAAGCGAGCCGACGGACCATTCGCGGATTATCGTCGTGGCGGCAGGCGGCCTGGAGGTCGGCTTTATCGTCGACACCGCGAACGACGTCATCGATCTCGACAGCGACGCCATCGAGACGCCGCCCGAGGTCGTCGGAGGCGTGAAAGCCAAATATTTGCACGGCGTGGCCAGGCTTGCCGGCGACCGTCTTCTGATCATGCTCAATTTGTCCGAGGTGCTGAACAAGAACGAAATCATCCAGCTTGAACAGCAAGAGGTATAA
- a CDS encoding DUF342 domain-containing protein: MSTSETLQSFIDIQLSADKLSASLLFHASDPQFTCTSAQLEELARSHGVLFGLKKDVLEKIADEPRAFFSGQTVIAQGVPAVNGEDGFIRFVCDMDEDRQRPAELEDGKVDFKQISRLKNMKRGQLIAEKIAATEGRPGRTVTAETIPCRSGKEAFFKVGKNVVLGPGQNALYAAIDGLVTLTDKHKINVFPVYEVNGDVDYNTGNIDFVGTVVIRGNVLTGFRVKAAGDIRVIGGVEGAELESEGSVEITGGILAGNKGCVRAGRNVKSSFIQDGNVTAGEDVIVSQSIMHSHVRAGRNVLCGGSKGLVVGGTIMAGERVTARTIGNTMSTATVIEVGVRPELRAELQELRQQVKRLGDSLDKTEKALGLLDQLAAVGQLQGDKLAMRIKLGATKRLTTEEIAALRERVFEIEKSLENTDTARVDAVHTLYGGTKIVIGRSTRFVKDPTPRVSFRYAEGDISMVPYY; the protein is encoded by the coding sequence TTGTCAACTTCCGAAACGCTGCAGTCATTTATCGACATCCAGCTGTCCGCGGACAAGCTGTCGGCAAGTCTGCTGTTTCACGCGTCGGACCCGCAGTTTACCTGTACGAGCGCGCAGCTGGAGGAGCTCGCCAGAAGTCATGGCGTTTTGTTTGGGTTGAAAAAGGATGTGCTGGAAAAGATCGCAGATGAGCCCCGGGCGTTTTTTAGCGGGCAGACGGTCATTGCGCAGGGCGTCCCGGCCGTAAACGGGGAAGACGGCTTCATCCGCTTTGTCTGCGATATGGACGAAGACCGGCAGCGGCCGGCCGAGCTTGAAGACGGCAAGGTCGATTTCAAACAGATTTCCCGGCTCAAAAACATGAAGCGCGGTCAGCTGATCGCCGAGAAAATCGCCGCAACCGAAGGAAGACCGGGGAGAACGGTGACCGCAGAGACCATTCCGTGCAGAAGCGGCAAGGAAGCTTTTTTCAAAGTTGGAAAAAACGTCGTGCTCGGTCCGGGACAGAACGCGCTCTATGCCGCGATCGACGGACTTGTCACCTTAACGGATAAACACAAAATCAACGTCTTCCCCGTGTACGAAGTGAACGGGGACGTCGATTACAATACCGGCAACATCGACTTCGTCGGCACCGTCGTCATTCGCGGCAACGTGCTGACGGGCTTTCGCGTCAAGGCCGCGGGAGACATTCGCGTTATCGGCGGCGTCGAAGGCGCCGAGCTGGAATCGGAAGGCTCCGTCGAAATTACCGGGGGCATTTTAGCCGGCAATAAAGGCTGCGTCCGAGCAGGCCGAAACGTCAAAAGCTCGTTCATTCAGGACGGCAACGTGACGGCGGGCGAGGATGTCATCGTCTCGCAAAGCATCATGCATTCCCATGTCCGGGCCGGCCGAAACGTGCTGTGCGGCGGATCGAAAGGCTTGGTCGTCGGAGGCACGATTATGGCCGGCGAACGGGTAACGGCGCGGACGATCGGCAATACGATGTCGACCGCTACGGTGATTGAGGTCGGCGTGCGGCCGGAGCTGCGCGCGGAGCTGCAGGAGCTGCGGCAGCAGGTGAAGAGGCTCGGCGACAGCCTGGACAAAACCGAGAAGGCGCTTGGACTGCTCGATCAGCTCGCGGCGGTCGGACAGCTGCAGGGAGACAAGCTTGCCATGCGGATCAAGCTTGGCGCAACCAAACGGCTCACCACCGAAGAAATCGCGGCGCTGCGGGAGCGGGTTTTTGAAATCGAAAAATCGCTCGAAAATACCGATACCGCGCGTGTCGATGCGGTCCATACCCTTTACGGCGGGACGAAGATCGTGATCGGCCGCTCTACCCGTTTTGTCAAGGATCCGACTCCGCGCGTATCGTTCCGGTATGCAGAAGGCGATATTTCCATGGTGCCTTATTATTGA